AACTACTTTCTTATCTTTCTTCATAGTTTATTGTCGTTTCGGACAAGATTTCAATGTATTTATGTTGCGACACGAGAAGTCGAAATCGATTTTATTTCGACGACGAGGTAGTAAGGAGGCTAGGCAAACGCCATAGCGATTGCCGTTTTCTGACGAGTTGCTTCAGCAACCGTCAGAATTGCCTAGTTATAGACTACCACCATTGCTGGGCGTAGGATGCGGTCGTGGAGTTTGTAGCCTTTTTGGAAGACTTGAGCGATGGTGTCTGCTGGGTGTTCATCGTCTGCTGGGAGAGTTTGGATGGCCATGTGATAGTTATGGTCAAATTCACCATCAGCTGCGATTTCTTCGATTCCTTCTTCTTTCAAAGCGTGAATCAAGCTCTCTTGCACCATCTCCAATCCTTTTTTGACATCGTCTGTCAATCCTTCAACTGCAAGTGCACGTTCTAGGTTGTCGAGCGATGGTAAGATTGCTTTTGCCAAATCTTGACTACGATAGCGTTGCAAGAGTTGGCGTTCTTCATTAGCTCGGCGCTGGATATTTTGCATTTCTGCATGAGCACGAAGATATTTATTTTCAAACTCGTCCGCACGTTCATTTGCCAAGTCTAATTCCGACTTTTCAGGAGTTGTTTCTTCAGTTGTTTCAACAACTTCCTCTTCTTTTACTTCTTCGTTTTTTATTTCCTCAGACATTTTTCGCCTCCTTTTTAGGAATTTATGTAATTTCATGTTCAACTCACCTCATAATGATTACTACTCAAATAGCGATAGAAATCTGTGAGTTTCATAGTTAGTACTCGATTGACAACATTGAGTTGATTAACCAATTGCTGGTAATCCAGATTAACCGGACCGATAATGGCAAGAATTCCAAAACCTCGATAAGGAATGAGGAATTTACTGCTAATCACTGCTAGATCTGCTAGACAAGACTCTTGACTGTCCGCAACACGGACATTTTGCATTTGATCTTCATGCAGACCCTCACGAATTTCCAGAGCCACTTTCTGTGGTTGGTCAAAAAACTGATAAGCTGCCAGATTGGCAAAATTCAAAAGATTGACCTTGCCCGACACTACAATGTTTTCGTTGAACATTTCTTTAAAAATGTGTTCAAAAAGATCCATAACATTGTCCGTTGTTGTAAAGTAACGCTGGATAATCTGCGGAATCTCCGTCCGAATCTTGTAGTGAATATCTAGAACGGTGTGACCTAGGAAACGTTCCTGAATGATTGCCTTAAGCTTCAGCAAATCCTCCTGCAAGAAGTTCCTTGGAATCAGAAACTGACTGGTAACCGTTCGCGACTCGTCTAGGGTAAATACTGCCAAGGCTGTATGTTGCCCCAAAACAACGATATCAAAGGCTGTCAAACGTTGCCTACTGGGCTCAACATCCAGTGCTACTACCGTACAGTCACTCAGGTCTGTCAGAAGATTAGCAGCTTCTTGCAGAATATCCTCCAGTTTGAAGAACTCCTGATCAAAGGCTTTGACAATCTCATAGACCTCATTTTCAGCCAGTCGGTCAAAATCCAGTGAGTGTTTCACATAGTACTGAAAACCAGCAACACTTGGCATCCGACCGCTGGAAGTATGAGCCTTCTCAAGCAAACCTTGCTTTTCTAGAGCCGCCATATCATTACGAATGGTAGCACTACTAGAATTGATAGACTCTTGTAGCGCCTTGGATCCGACAGGTTCGTGCGTTTTGGTAAAGATGTCAATAATCAGATTTAAAATATCCTGCTGACGCTCTGTAACCATCTCATCACTCCTCTCTGTCCAATCGATTAGCACTCTATGTACCCAAGTGCTAACTCATGATTCTATTATACACCCTTGAGAGAGAATGTCAAGACAAAAACTCAAAAAATTAGCACTCTTTTGCCAAGAGTGCTAAAAATCAGTCTACAGACCTAGAATCTTACTTCTCATCTACTTGGTATTTCCTTTTAAGTCTAAAAAAACCATAGATTAGATAAGAAATCAAGCAAGCGTATAAAACGAAAATAATAAAGAAAGACTGAGACAAGTTTTCTCGATACAAACTCATGCAAACAACAAGACCGCCCGAGAAAGCAGCTGTACAGGAACGAAGTCTAGACCGCATCACTTCCCACTTGAGGTCCTTACTCATATAGACTTGATCCTCTGGAAGTATATCTGAAGATGATTTACGAAGAATCAAACAAGAACCACTTTCTATCAATTCCCAATCTCTATTCCTAAAAACTTGCAGTTCATGCTTATACTTTTTAAGAAATCTAGAATCATAGATATGATAGATGACATCAGCTGGTTGACATTGTTCAAAATAGAAAAAACCAAAACGGTTAGTTCTATATCTCCAACCTTTCAAGTGCATCTCATGCAAATATTCTTCTTCCTTGTCCAAATCAACTATTGTAAAAATCCGAAATTGTACTTCACTATTCATTATCTTACCTCCAAACTAGAACACACGTATTATTTCATTTATCAGACAATTCATGCCATTTTTGGAACAATCTCCAAAAAATATAAGAAATCTGAATCGCAAAAACTATCAATAAAACCCAATCTATTATGAAAATCAAAAATACTTCCCAACTGAAAGAACTACCTTCACTGACAAACTTTGAAAAAACCGGTAGTAGAGCTGAAAAGAGAAGCAAAATAGGAAGCATCCGCAGTCTTAAAATACGCTTTACCATGGCTAACTTCCCAGCCGCGTCATTATAAATTTCAAACTCGGCATCCGACTCAACTCCAGAATAAAGTTTTCTAAAGTAGGAAAAACCATTATAATCTGCAATATGCTCCCAGCCACAATCTTTAAATAGTTGCAAATAAGAGGCTCTCTCTGACTCTTTCATAGGATAAAAGTCCAACTGATAAACCACCTGCTCCGGTTGGCACTTTTCAAAGGTATACTTAACTGCAACCAATAAGATAGAATAGCTTACTTTCCTAAGCTTCCAGCCCTTAGCATGCATTTCCCCTAGAAAAACTGCCTCCCTCTCATAATCCGCTATTGTAACAATTCGATAAACATTTTTCTTTTCTATCATAATTCCTCTTGACTGTTTCTGTAGAGCCGTTCAATACGTTTCAGTTCAATCTCCAAAACTTTTCGTCCCAAGTCTGTAATCTGATAGATTTTCCGTTTCTCCTCTTCTCGGACGAAGGAAATCAAGCCATCCTTTTCCATCTTTGACAAGGTCCCATACATGGTCCCTGGACTAATCGAAACTTGCGAATCTGTCATCTCCTTGACCTTTTGTGTAATACCATATCCATGGTTCTCCTTCTGTAGACAAAACAAGATATAAAAACCAGTTTCAGTCATGGGAAGGTAAACACGCCTGATCTTATCTGTTAATTCCATTTAACCACACCTTCTATTCAGTTCGATATACCGCATCTCGTTATATAAACTATATCACACCTCGATATAAAAAGCAAGAAAAAAAGATCACCCTCAGGCAATCTTTCTCCTATATTAGTAAAGATCTAAATAATTATCGACTTCCCATTGTGAAACGAAGGTCGCATAGCTAGCCCACTCGATACGTTTGGCTTCAAGGAAGCTAGTGTAGATGTGGTCACCTAGGGCAGCCTTAACCACTTCGTCTTCAGTCAAAGCCTTCAAAGCGTTGTGAAGAGTTGATGGAAGGTCGGTAATTCCAGCTTCCTTACGCTCTTCAGCTGTCATGATATAGATATTTTCTTCGATAGGAGCTGGTGCTTCGATTTTGTTTTCAATACCATGCAAACCAACTTCCAAAAGAACCGCCATAGCGATGTATGGGTTTGCCATTGGATCCACCGAACGCAACTCAAGACGAGTTCCCATACCACGTGAAGCTGGTACGCGCACAAGTGGCGAACGGTTGCGACCAGCCCAAGCAATGTAAACAGGCGCTTCGTATCCTGGAACCAAACGTTTGTATGAGTTAACTGTTGGGTTCATGATGGCAGTATAGTTGTAGGCATGCTTGA
Above is a window of Streptococcus oralis subsp. dentisani DNA encoding:
- a CDS encoding DUF2812 domain-containing protein, which produces MIEKKNVYRIVTIADYEREAVFLGEMHAKGWKLRKVSYSILLVAVKYTFEKCQPEQVVYQLDFYPMKESERASYLQLFKDCGWEHIADYNGFSYFRKLYSGVESDAEFEIYNDAAGKLAMVKRILRLRMLPILLLFSALLPVFSKFVSEGSSFSWEVFLIFIIDWVLLIVFAIQISYIFWRLFQKWHELSDK
- the hrcA gene encoding heat-inducible transcriptional repressor HrcA, with amino-acid sequence MVTERQQDILNLIIDIFTKTHEPVGSKALQESINSSSATIRNDMAALEKQGLLEKAHTSSGRMPSVAGFQYYVKHSLDFDRLAENEVYEIVKAFDQEFFKLEDILQEAANLLTDLSDCTVVALDVEPSRQRLTAFDIVVLGQHTALAVFTLDESRTVTSQFLIPRNFLQEDLLKLKAIIQERFLGHTVLDIHYKIRTEIPQIIQRYFTTTDNVMDLFEHIFKEMFNENIVVSGKVNLLNFANLAAYQFFDQPQKVALEIREGLHEDQMQNVRVADSQESCLADLAVISSKFLIPYRGFGILAIIGPVNLDYQQLVNQLNVVNRVLTMKLTDFYRYLSSNHYEVS
- a CDS encoding DUF2812 domain-containing protein — its product is MNSEVQFRIFTIVDLDKEEEYLHEMHLKGWRYRTNRFGFFYFEQCQPADVIYHIYDSRFLKKYKHELQVFRNRDWELIESGSCLILRKSSSDILPEDQVYMSKDLKWEVMRSRLRSCTAAFSGGLVVCMSLYRENLSQSFFIIFVLYACLISYLIYGFFRLKRKYQVDEK
- the grpE gene encoding nucleotide exchange factor GrpE, encoding MSEEIKNEEVKEEEVVETTEETTPEKSELDLANERADEFENKYLRAHAEMQNIQRRANEERQLLQRYRSQDLAKAILPSLDNLERALAVEGLTDDVKKGLEMVQESLIHALKEEGIEEIAADGEFDHNYHMAIQTLPADDEHPADTIAQVFQKGYKLHDRILRPAMVVVYN
- a CDS encoding PadR family transcriptional regulator — protein: MELTDKIRRVYLPMTETGFYILFCLQKENHGYGITQKVKEMTDSQVSISPGTMYGTLSKMEKDGLISFVREEEKRKIYQITDLGRKVLEIELKRIERLYRNSQEEL